The Mycolicibacterium hassiacum DSM 44199 genome includes a window with the following:
- a CDS encoding 1,4-dihydroxy-2-naphthoate polyprenyltransferase, protein MASFAQWVQGARPRTLPNAVAPVIAGTGAAAWLDAASWWRALLALAVAVAFIVGVNYANDYSDGIRGTDDVRVGPVRLVGAKLASPRAVRTAAVVSLAVGAVAGLALAWFSVPWLIAVGAVCIAGAWLYTGGSKPYGYRGLGEIAVFVFFGLVAVLGTQYTQALRVDWVGALLAVAMGCLSSAVLVANNLRDIPTDRQSGKITLAVRLGDARTRKLYQALVAVALATVIPLAWATPWAAAGLVALPFAVRAAAPVRSGRGGAELIPVLRDTGLTMLVFALAVAVALAVR, encoded by the coding sequence GTGGCGAGTTTCGCGCAGTGGGTTCAGGGCGCCCGGCCGAGGACGTTGCCCAACGCGGTGGCACCGGTGATCGCGGGCACCGGCGCGGCCGCGTGGCTGGACGCGGCGAGCTGGTGGCGGGCGCTGCTGGCGCTGGCGGTGGCCGTGGCGTTCATCGTCGGGGTGAACTACGCCAACGACTACTCCGACGGCATCCGCGGCACCGACGACGTGCGGGTCGGGCCGGTGCGGCTGGTCGGCGCGAAGCTGGCCTCTCCGCGCGCGGTGCGCACCGCTGCGGTGGTCAGCCTGGCCGTCGGGGCGGTGGCCGGGCTGGCGCTGGCGTGGTTCAGCGTGCCGTGGCTGATCGCGGTCGGCGCGGTGTGCATCGCCGGAGCGTGGCTGTACACCGGCGGGTCGAAGCCGTACGGCTATCGCGGGCTGGGCGAGATCGCGGTGTTCGTGTTCTTCGGGCTGGTGGCGGTGCTGGGCACCCAGTACACCCAGGCGCTGCGCGTCGACTGGGTGGGCGCGCTGCTGGCGGTCGCGATGGGATGCCTGTCGTCGGCGGTGCTGGTGGCCAACAACCTTCGCGACATCCCGACGGATCGGCAGTCGGGCAAGATCACGCTCGCGGTGCGGCTCGGCGACGCCCGCACCCGCAAGCTCTACCAGGCGCTGGTGGCGGTGGCGCTGGCGACGGTGATTCCGCTGGCCTGGGCGACACCGTGGGCGGCGGCCGGGCTGGTGGCGCTGCCGTTCGCGGTGCGTGCGGCGGCGCCGGTGCGCTCGGGCCGCGGCGGGGCCGAGCTGATCCCGGTGCTGCGCGACACCGGGCTGACCATGCTGGTGTTCGCGCTCGCGGTCGCCGTCGCCCTTGCCGTCAGGTGA
- a CDS encoding S-methyl-5'-thioadenosine phosphorylase, with protein sequence MIGVIGGSGFYSFFGPDARSVTVDTPYGAPSAPITIGEIGPHRVAFLPRHGVDHEYSPHTVPYRANMWALRSLGVRRVLGPCAVGSLSADLGPGAIVVPDQLVDRTSGRADTYFDTSGVHVSFADPYCPELRAAVAAQPGVVDGGTMVVIQGPRFSTRAESRWFASQGFTLVNMTGYPEAVLARELEMCYAAIALVTDLDAGIETGDGVRAVDVFAEFQRNLEPFKKLVQTTIEGLAAERTCTHCLAHDGVRLPFELP encoded by the coding sequence ATGATCGGCGTCATCGGCGGCAGCGGTTTCTACTCGTTCTTCGGCCCCGACGCCCGCAGCGTCACCGTCGACACCCCCTACGGGGCGCCGAGCGCGCCGATCACGATCGGCGAGATCGGCCCTCACCGGGTCGCGTTCCTGCCCCGCCACGGCGTCGACCACGAGTACTCCCCGCACACCGTGCCGTACCGCGCCAACATGTGGGCGCTGCGGTCGCTGGGGGTGCGGCGGGTGCTGGGGCCGTGCGCGGTCGGCAGCCTGTCCGCCGACCTCGGCCCCGGCGCGATCGTGGTGCCCGATCAGCTGGTCGACCGCACCTCCGGGCGCGCGGACACCTACTTCGACACCTCCGGCGTCCACGTGAGCTTCGCCGACCCGTACTGCCCGGAGCTGCGGGCGGCGGTGGCGGCCCAGCCCGGGGTGGTCGACGGCGGCACCATGGTGGTGATCCAGGGGCCGCGGTTCTCCACCCGCGCCGAGAGCCGCTGGTTCGCCAGCCAGGGGTTCACCCTGGTCAACATGACCGGCTACCCCGAGGCCGTGCTCGCGCGCGAACTCGAGATGTGTTATGCGGCAATCGCTTTGGTAACCGACCTGGATGCGGGGATCGAAACCGGGGACGGGGTGCGCGCGGTGGACGTGTTCGCCGAGTTCCAGCGCAACCTGGAACCGTTCAAGAAGCTGGTGCAGACGACCATCGAAGGCCTCGCCGCCGAGCGGACCTGCACCCACTGTCTGGCCCACGACGGCGTGCGGTTGCCCTTCGAGCTGCCGTGA
- a CDS encoding NAD-dependent epimerase/dehydratase family protein encodes MRVLLTGAAGFIGARVAEVLRAAGHEVIAVDAMLPAAHGPGAEPPADCLRVDVRDAEALTGLLAGVDVVCHQAAVVGAGVDPGDAPAYAGHNDYGTAALLAAMFASGCRRLVLASSMVVYGPGRYDCAAHGPVDPAPRTRADLDAGRFEHRCPHCGAEVTWRLVPEDAPLRPRTLYAASKTAQEHYALAWAEAGGADVVALRYHNVYGPHMPRDTPYSGVAAIFRSQLESGGVPRVFEDGKQMRDFVHVDDVAAANRAAIDALDAGLHGFNAVNVCSGRPISILQVATALCAARGAPPPQVTGQYRSGDARHLVADPARAAELLGFRATIDPLDGLREFAFAPLRS; translated from the coding sequence GTGAGGGTGCTGCTGACCGGCGCGGCGGGCTTCATCGGAGCCCGGGTGGCCGAGGTGCTGCGCGCCGCCGGTCACGAGGTGATCGCCGTCGACGCGATGCTGCCCGCCGCGCACGGCCCGGGTGCCGAGCCGCCGGCGGACTGCCTGCGCGTCGACGTGCGCGACGCCGAGGCGCTCACCGGGCTGCTGGCCGGGGTCGACGTGGTGTGCCACCAGGCCGCGGTGGTGGGCGCCGGGGTGGACCCGGGCGACGCCCCGGCCTACGCCGGCCACAACGACTACGGCACCGCCGCGCTGCTGGCGGCGATGTTCGCCAGCGGCTGCCGGCGGCTGGTGCTGGCGTCGTCGATGGTGGTCTACGGGCCGGGCCGCTACGACTGCGCCGCGCACGGGCCGGTAGACCCGGCCCCCCGCACCCGCGCTGACCTGGACGCCGGGCGGTTCGAGCACCGCTGCCCGCACTGCGGCGCCGAGGTGACCTGGCGGCTGGTGCCCGAGGACGCACCGCTGCGCCCACGCACCCTGTACGCGGCCAGCAAGACCGCCCAGGAGCACTACGCGCTGGCCTGGGCCGAGGCCGGCGGTGCCGACGTGGTGGCGCTGCGCTACCACAACGTCTACGGTCCGCACATGCCGCGCGACACCCCGTACTCCGGGGTGGCGGCGATCTTCCGGTCACAACTGGAATCCGGGGGAGTGCCAAGGGTTTTCGAAGATGGCAAGCAGATGCGCGATTTCGTCCACGTCGACGACGTGGCGGCCGCCAACCGGGCGGCGATCGACGCGCTGGACGCCGGTCTGCACGGTTTCAACGCCGTCAACGTCTGCTCCGGACGGCCGATCTCGATCCTGCAGGTGGCCACCGCCCTGTGCGCGGCACGCGGCGCCCCGCCGCCGCAGGTAACCGGGCAGTACCGCAGCGGCGACGCCCGCCACCTGGTGGCCGACCCGGCGCGGGCGGCCGAGCTGCTCGGTTTCCGGGCGACCATCGACCCGCTCGACGGGTTGCGTGAGTTCGCGTTCGCGCCGCTGCGGTCCTGA